Genomic window (Pseudochaenichthys georgianus unplaced genomic scaffold, fPseGeo1.2 scaffold_1690_arrow_ctg1, whole genome shotgun sequence):
ATGATATACAAATATGTGAAATCAAATTGAAATGTAAATAACACACATTATTAAACGTGTCTGTTTGCATCCCTGAACTGTAGAAATAAAGATTGATGTTGCTTTCCTTTAGGGCCACCTCCTCATACTGTTCCACCCACACCTTCAACTTCCCCTGCTCCCCATTGGATACCAACCGACGAGTCCACAACAtacacaaccaatcacagcctgCCGCCACGGAGGCCACGCCCTCACCCTCTGTGACTGGCCCATCATTTTCTGACATCCAGAGGGAATTCGGGAAGGTCATTTGAAATGTGGTGTCCCACAGGGATCATATTTAGATCCTCCTTCATTTTCCATCTAATGAAAaattatatttatgaaaacagatTTATGTTTGAACACATACATAGATGATATTCAAACACACAAAGATGTTTCCTTGGGTTATATTTAAGATTTGAGGGTGGTAAAACTAGCCTGAAATCTAATCACGAGAAAGAAGTCTCTGCTGTTTGATGTTGACACTGTTTGAAACCCATGTTTTGGTATGCTACTAATAGTATTACTGTTTATTAGTAATTtatatttttcaaatgattGTCTGTTTTATTGCTCGACTTCTCTTTATTCtattgttagcttagcttcaatGCTAGCCACTTCAGTGAGTGAATTTGAGAAAGGGTACACACTATAAATGAAGTCAAGTCATATATTTATCGGACAAAGACACTTGCTAAATGCACAAATACTGTTATTTACCCAGGATGCATCAAGAGGCAGCCTGTCGGAGGCGGAGCTTCACGACGTGATGATGGAAGATTCTCTCTCCAATGACGAGTACGATTGTGCGTCACCTGACGACATGTCCCTGCCGCCACTGGCAGAGACTCCAGAGTCCATCATGATTCAATCAGACGTTGAGGAGGGCTACTGTTTCAGTTCCCACAGCGTCCACACTAACCAGTACAGCCGCCAGTCAGAGGGCAGCGGCACTGGTactggttctggttctggtgcaGTCCGACAACACAGACAGTCCAGCCGGACAGACAGCTGTCCAACTCCTCCAACCAGCCGTCACAGCAGCTCTAGGTCTGTATTAGTTTCATTCTCAGGAAATATCAAGAATCCTTTGTGTTCCCAACAAGACATCTTTTACTCATAGAACAAAATGTGAAAATCTCTTTAACTTGTGATGAACAGAAAACCCAACCACAAACACATCGGCTTCGTCATGAGGGTACAGAAAGGGCAAACATGCGGACTCGTTCCTGGGTTTTGGGACTCATTCCAGCAGCTCTATGGTGGTGTAGGACAGGTGTAGGACAGGTGTAGGGTATAGGACAGGTGTAGGACAGGTGTAGGGTGTAGGACAGGTGTAGGACAGGTGTAGGACAGGTGTAGGGTATAGGACAGGTGTAGGACAGGTGTAGGGTGTAGGACAGGTGTAGGACAGGTGTAGGGTGTAGGACAGGTGTAGGACAGGTGTAGGGTGTAGGACAGGTGTAGGACAGGTGTAGGACAGGTGTAGGACAGGTATAGGACAGGTGTAGGGTATAGGACAGGTGTAGGACAGGTGTAGGGCAGGTGTAGGACAGGTGTAGGACAGGTGTAGGACAGGTGTAGGACAGGTGTAGGACAGGTGTAGGGCAGGTGTAGGACAGGTGTAGGACAGGTGTAGGGCAGGTGTAGGACAGGTGTAGGACAGGTGTAGGACAGGTGTAGGGCAGGTGTAGGACAGGTATAGGACAGGTGTAGGACAGGTGTAGGACAGGTGTAGGACAGGCCGCATGTCACCAAAGTCCCAGTCTACATCTGAACAATACAAATGTGTTGGTATGAGTTTGATCCCGTTTTGTGTTACAGGTTCAGATCAGAGTCCAGCTCGTTTGTGCAGAGTCCATTAACAGTTCCTGCTGCCACCCTGTTCACCAGCACCCTGTGCAGCATCCTGAAGACTAAAAAGACCAGCACTGCCAACGTCTGTCTGGGCGGCCCTGAACCGAGCTTCCCCTCAGTATCCAACCCTCTCGACAAGGGTAACTCTTCAGACAGCTGTTCCAAGAAAGACAATGAAGTCCCCGATAAGAGGAGCCCCTCAAAAACTGAACCAGTACTAAAGGAGCATGTGAGTCAGTACAACCAGCCTCAAAGGAGAACAGCTTCCCCGAGTATGATCACCCAAAATGATGGAACCCTGCAGACTGATCCCCAGGTTGCAGAACTCAACCACATCCCTGCTAAGCTCCCTGAGGCTTGTAAGGGTCCAGACCCTGATTGCCACAAAGACAAAACCCCTTCCCAAGAAACTAGGTTCCTCAAAATCAGCACTACTTTCCCTCAAATCAGAACCTTCATTTGTCAAAAGAGCCGTTTGTTACAGTCTTTTCCGGACACTGTCGACGCAGTCTCCAAACAACAAAGGGACCGTTCACCCTTTGTTGAACCTTCGGACAGTCATTGCACCTTGACACAGTCTAGCTGCAATCTCAGGCCTCAGCAAGAACAGTTCAAGAGCTTGCCTGTAATCGATCCGGACAAAGCGTTTGCTCTTAGCTCCAGCCTCCCTCTTCTCCACCAAGACAGACTCCAAGACACTGGAATCCTTCAGTCCTGTAAGACTGGCCTCCACACCAACACAACCCTCCCTCAAAACAGCAATCTCTCAGTGTCGTCCCTGGACTCTGGGAGTGGCCTTGATCAGGATGTACCTTCCTCCCAAACCAGCAAAGAAGGATCCTCCATGTCTGCAAACAGCAAACAAACGGTATACTGCCAGTCCTCATCTTTAAAGAGTCATACCTTGAAACAGTCGAGTAGCAATCTCAGGTCTCAGCAAGAACAGTTCAAGAGCTTGCCTGTAATCGATCCGGACAAAGCGTTTGCTCATAGCTCCAGCCTCCCTCTTCTCCACCAAGACAGACTCCAAGACACTGGAATCCTTCAGTCCTGTAAGACTGGCCTCCACACCAACACAACCCTCCCTCAAAACAGCAATCTGTCAGTGTCGTCCTTGGACTCTGGGAGTGGCCTTGATCAGGGTTTACCTTCCTCAAGAGCCAGCAAAGGCTCCATGCCCCAAAGCAGCAACACTGTCAAAGATACTGTGTACTGCCAGCCTTCCCCTTCAAGCAGTCATTGCACCTTGACACAAGTTAGCAGCAAACTCAGGTCCCAGAAAGAAAGCACCGTATCCCAGGGTGGTTCAGGTGCACCTGAGGTCCATGCCTCCACTCTCCCTGAGCCAAACAGCATCAGCAATACATTCAGCAACAAGCACCAGACAGTCTACTCCCTCCATGAGCCCTTGACCTCCAGCTGTACCCAGCAGTGTGTGCATGGCCCTGGCATAACCCCCgctgctcctcctcttcctcagcctGAACCACAAGCTTTGGCTCATCTGCATGTCACCCCCCTTTCCTCTCCACCCCATCTACTAACGCCAGACCACGACCCAACCATTTGTCAGCCAACGGCCATCCGCGAGGAGATCAGGCGTACTCCTCAGATCCAGGGGCCTTCCCTTCCTGCGCCCGTTCCCCAGGCCCAGGCAGAGTCTCTTCCCCAGGGAAAAGCCTCTCACCCGGGCCCTCCCTGCTTCACCAGGCCTCTCTCTAGAGCCACCGTCATGGAGGGCTCTCCGGTGACTCTAGAGGTGGAGGTGATGGCACTCCCCGAGCCCACGCTGACCTGGTGGGTAGCAAATAACCAGCTCCACAATAACACACATGATTAACTACACAACTCACCTCGAGGCACCTCATATTTCTAATCAAGAGGCAATGTCCCTGACAGATTGCCATTAGGTCATGTTGTGTTTTCTTTACTGAACACGCACAGTTATAGTCcttgtaaaaacaaaacaaatatctaGAGCTGAAACGGATTGTGTTTTTGTGCCGTTGTGGTATGGTATCGTATCATCGTATTCATATTTCTAAAGTATTCTTTTGAGTTCTCTGAAAGAAAAATGAATCGGAACAATTccattttttttctcagaattccgattttttttctttctcaaaaCCGTTTTTTGGAGTTTCGACAAGAAAGTCcgaattattatcattattcttTTCATCTAAACAAATGTAAACGTATTCCCACACCGTGCGGGATTCACACCGAACCTTGACTCCTGCATAAAATAACGTAACAGCCTAATTAATAACCGATTAACACGAGTGTGCTCGTTAACTGTGTGTTCCCTGAGTCCTGTAAGAGCTTATTCTGTTTGTGTGCAGTTACTACATAAATACATTAATTACAATATGGTATCATCTTAACACTTCACTTCTCTAGCCCCTCACATCATTCACTATGTCCTCAACTCTCTGGTGGCGCAGTCCGGCAGATATTCATAGTAACAGATCTCATCATGAGGCCCAGAGTGAGGCTGTATGCTGTCTGACTTCCTGTCATCATGGTCGCTTCAGGTGCAAAGAGGAAGAGGCCACCGCGGGGATTTCCTGCGAGAACGGGaagcacttcctgtttgtccCGGAGGCGTCGCACTCAGATGGGGTTCAGGACCAGACCGTCAGCAGCAGTGATGAGTCCTGGGTTCAGGACCAGATGGTCAGCAGCAGTGAAGAGTCCTGGGTTCAGGACCAGATCGTCAGCAGCAGTGATAAGTCCTGGGTTCAGGACCAGATCGTCAGCAGCAGTGATGAGTCCTGGGTTCAGGACCAGATCGTCAGCAGCAGTGAAGAGTCCTGGGTTCAGGACCAGATGGTCAGCAGCAGTGATGAGTCCTGGGTTCAGGACCAGACCGTCAGCAGCAGTGATGAGTCCTGGGTTCAGGACCAGATCGTCAGCAGCAGTGAAGAGTCCTGGGTTCAGGACCAGATGGTCAGCAGCAGTGATAGGTCCTGGGTTCAGGACCAGACCGTCAGCAGCAGTGATGAGTCCTGGGTTCAGGACCAGATCGTCAGCAGCAGTGAAGAGTCCTGGGTTCAGGACCAGATCGTCAGCAGCAGTGAAGAGTCCTGGGTTCAGGACCAGATCGTCAGCAGCAGTGATAAGTCCTGGGTTCAGGACCAGATCGTCAGCAGCAGTGATAAGTCCTGGGTTCAGGACCAGATGGTCAGCAGCAGTGATAAGTCCTGGGTTCAGGACCAGATGGTCAGCAGCAGTGATAGGTCCTGGGTTCAGGACCAGATGGTCAGCAGCAGTGATAGGTCCTGGGTTCAGGACCAGATCGTCAGCAGCAGTGATAAGTCCTGGGTTCAGGACCAGATCGTCAGCAGCAGTGATAGGTCCTGGGTTCAGGACCAGATCGTCAGCAGCAGTGATAGGTCCTGGGTTCAGGACCAGATCGTCAGCAGCAGTGATAAGTCCTGGGTTCAGGACCAGATCGTCAGCAGCAGTGATAGGTCCTGGGTTCAGGACCAGATCGTCAGCAGCAGTGAAGAGTCCTGGGTTCAGGACCAGATGGTCAGCAGCAGTGATAGGTCCTGGGTTCAGGACCAGACCGTCAGCAGCAGTGATAAGTCCTGGGTTCAGGACCAGATGGTCAGCAGCAGTGATAGGTCCTGGGTTCAGGACCAGATCGTCAGCAGCAGTGATAGGTCCTGGGTTCAGGACCAGATGGTCAGCAGCAGTGAAGATTTGTGGCTGGTGTCTGAAGTCTTCCACGTCCTCGCTGTGGACTGGCAGTCCTGGTTGGGGACCCTGTGCGTCCTGCTGTGGCTGCTCTACCTGGTTCTACTTTAACATCTGTTTTCCACTGCGGGAACAGAACGACTTTCAAAACCTGAACTTCTCAAAAGGcgtttccctctcctgtagtgtgttgtatagaggactctttaaagtagagacactacatactgatatacacctgaacatcagcaggagaggactctttaaagtagagacactacatactgatatacacctgaacatcagcaggagagaactctttaaagtagagacactacatactgatatacacctgaacatcatcaggagaggactctttaaagtagagacactacacactgatatacacctgaacatcagcaggagaggactctttaaagtagaaacactacatactgatatacacctgaacatcagcaggagagaactctttaaagtagaaacaccacatactgaaatacacctgaacatcagcaggagaggactctttaaagtagagacactacatactgatatacacctgaacatcagcaggagaggactctttaaagtagagacactacatactgatatacacctgagcatcatcaggagaggactctttaaagtacagacactacatactgatatacacctgagcatcatcaggagaggactctttaaagtagagacactacatactgatatacacctgaacatcagcaggagaggactctttaaagtagagacactacatactgatatacacctgaacatcagcaggagaggactctttaaagtacagacactacatactgatatacacctgagcatcatcaggagaggactctttaaagtagagacactacatactgatatacacctgaacatcagcaggagaggactctttaaagtagagacactacatactgatatacacctgagcatcatcaggagaggactctttaaagtacagacactacatactgatatacacctgagcatcatcaggagaggactctttaaagtagagacactacatactgatatacacctgaacatcagcaggagaggactctttaaagtagagacactacatactgatatacacctgaacatcagcaggagaggactctttaaagtacagacactacatactgatatacacctgagcatcatcaggagaggactctttaaagtagagacactacatactgatatacacctgaacatcagcaggagaggactctttaaagtagagacactacatactgatatacacctgaacatcagcaggagaggactctttaaagtagagacactacatactgatatacacctgaacatcagcaggagaggactctttaaagtagagacactacatactgatatacacctgaacatcagcaggagaggactctttaaagtagagacactacatactgatatacacctgaacatcagcaggagaggactctttaaagtagagacactacatactgatatacacctgaacaccaggagaggactctttaaagtagagacactacacactgatatacacctgaacatcagcaggagaggactctttaaagtagagacactacacactgatatacacttgaacatcagcaggagaggactctttaaagtagagacactacatactgatatacacctgaacaccaggagaggactctttaaagtagagacactacatactgatatacacctgatcatcagcaggagaggactctttaaagtagagacactacacactgatatacacctgaacaccagcaggagaggactctttaaagtagagacactacatactgatatacacctgaacatcagcaggagaggactctttaaagtagagacactacatactgatatacacctgaacatcagcaggagaggactctttaaagtagagacactacatactgatatacacctgaacatcagcaggagaggactctttaaagtagagacaccacatactgatatacacctgaacatcagcaggagaggactctttaaagtagagacaccacatactgatatacacctgaacatcagcaggagagtactctttaaagtagagacaccacatactgatatacacctgaacatcagcaggagagtactctttaaagtagagacactacatactgatatacacctgaacaccagcagagaggactctttaaagcagagacattgTGTCAAAGGGTTGTGTGGAGAAGACACTGATTTACAGATGAATACATGGTGAATAGGTTTATTCCACATGGCCTCAGAGGCTTCCGGGTGCTTGGGAACCGGAGGGTcgctggttcaagtccccgatcAACGAGCTCTTCCTTAATGACTCAAATTAAAATGCCTTGGCTTTGGTCTATAATTAGACACATGTTTCAGGTGATTCTAATTGGTCTAAAAGGTTCAGCTGGTCTCAAACTGAGGGACGGAGTGAAAGATGATATTTCCTTTCAGTTTCTCTCCAGTCTAAAGTCAGCTGTCAGAATGTCTTCAAGTCAGCTCCGTCATATCTGAGCGAAGGCAGACATGTGGTTCACGTCTCCTTCTGGTTCAGTTCCTTTCATCTCTTGCTTTCTCACAGGATGTGTttgttgaaaataaaaacataaatcagTCTTTTTGTTATTTCATCATTCAACAGGTTTTAACGGCAAATAACGTCGTATCTCATACATCAGGTGAACGTATCTCATACATCAGGTGAACGTATCTCATACATCAGGTGAACGTATCTCATACATCAGGTGAACGTATCTCATACATCAGGTGAACGTATCTCATACATCAGGTGAACGTATCTCATACATCAGGTGAACGTATCTCATAAATCAGGTGAACGTATCTCATACATCAGGTGAACGTATCTCATACATCAGGTGAACGTATCTCATACATCAGGTGAACGTATCTCATAAATCAGGTGAACGTATCTCATACATCAGGTGAACGTATCTCATACATCAGGTGAACGTATCTCATACATCAGGTGAACGTATCTCATACATCAGGTGAACGTATCTCATACATCAGGTGAACGTATCTCATACATCAGGTGAACGTATCTCATACATCAGGTGAACGTATCTCATACATCAGGTGAACGTATCTCATACATCAGGTGAAC
Coding sequences:
- the LOC117441458 gene encoding uncharacterized protein, encoding MESSEPHGGARGEIQVLAKLRESFKELKKRFSNLRFNYLKRNDRTRNTKAARNQLQQVELYEEKLQSPLLLMFSAQSALIGNAWGGATSRLGSEVRDGGVARETEDAVNELQRQMGELERSVGEHQKTLEMTCRLQTAMEEYQFWCDDAGSTIARVGKFSSECRSTEAVSVLHRQFEKFVWPTVPQQEERISQITELAVRLHGVEEGRRYTEKTVSKHSEMVESIRALSDGLLALEARLRMESLKNQQDDGQKEEEEDKDEDEETKKEKSLKGNRRKRKKKEQTDNRRSQEASDMHELKETGHTPELTAEHDGKEVPVKRQIAANRKPPLRKSCSLDAERQTESRATSSYCSTHTFNFPCSPLDTNRRVHNIHNQSQPAATEATPSPSVTGPSFSDIQREFGKDASRGSLSEAELHDVMMEDSLSNDEYDCASPDDMSLPPLAETPESIMIQSDVEEGYCFSSHSVHTNQYSRQSEGSGTGTGSGSGAVRQHRQSSRTDSCPTPPTSRHSSSRFRSESSSFVQSPLTVPAATLFTSTLCSILKTKKTSTANVCLGGPEPSFPSVSNPLDKGNSSDSCSKKDNEVPDKRSPSKTEPVLKEHVSQYNQPQRRTASPSMITQNDGTLQTDPQVAELNHIPAKLPEACKGPDPDCHKDKTPSQETRFLKISTTFPQIRTFICQKSRLLQSFPDTVDAVSKQQRDRSPFVEPSDSHCTLTQSSCNLRPQQEQFKSLPVIDPDKAFALSSSLPLLHQDRLQDTGILQSCKTGLHTNTTLPQNSNLSVSSLDSGSGLDQDVPSSQTSKEGSSMSANSKQTVYCQSSSLKSHTLKQSSSNLRSQQEQFKSLPVIDPDKAFAHSSSLPLLHQDRLQDTGILQSCKTGLHTNTTLPQNSNLSVSSLDSGSGLDQGLPSSRASKGSMPQSSNTVKDTVYCQPSPSSSHCTLTQVSSKLRSQKESTVSQGGSGAPEVHASTLPEPNSISNTFSNKHQTVYSLHEPLTSSCTQQCVHGPGITPAAPPLPQPEPQALAHLHVTPLSSPPHLLTPDHDPTICQPTAIREEIRRTPQIQGPSLPAPVPQAQAESLPQGKASHPGPPCFTRPLSRATVMEGSPVTLEVEVMALPEPTLTWCKEEEATAGISCENGKHFLFVPEASHSDGVQDQTVSSSDESWVQDQMVSSSEESWVQDQIVSSSDKSWVQDQIVSSSDESWVQDQIVSSSEESWVQDQMVSSSDESWVQDQTVSSSDESWVQDQIVSSSEESWVQDQMVSSSDRSWVQDQTVSSSDESWVQDQIVSSSEESWVQDQIVSSSEESWVQDQIVSSSDKSWVQDQIVSSSDKSWVQDQMVSSSDKSWVQDQMVSSSDRSWVQDQMVSSSDRSWVQDQIVSSSDKSWVQDQIVSSSDRSWVQDQIVSSSDRSWVQDQIVSSSDKSWVQDQIVSSSDRSWVQDQIVSSSEESWVQDQMVSSSDRSWVQDQTVSSSDKSWVQDQMVSSSDRSWVQDQIVSSSDRSWVQDQMVSSSEDLWLVSEVFHVLAVDWQSWLGTLCVLLWLLYLVLL